In Elephas maximus indicus isolate mEleMax1 chromosome 7, mEleMax1 primary haplotype, whole genome shotgun sequence, the following proteins share a genomic window:
- the LOC126080856 gene encoding olfactory receptor 1440-like: MAGGRNNTAVIKFILSGFSDFPKFKFILFTVFLGMYILTMAWNLGLMTLIKMDSHLHTPMYFFLNKLAFLDICYVSSTAPKMLSDFFQEQKSISFMGCAMQYFFFSSLGLTECCLLAAMAYDRYAAICRPLLYTAIMSPTLCLQMVVGVYATGIFGSLIQLCALLQLDFCGPNVINHFFCDLPQLLILSCSDTFFLQVMKFVIAVIFGVASLLVIMISYSYIIATILKISSVEGRYKAFNTCTSHLTAVTFFFGSGLFVYMHPSYDNSLGYDKMASVFYTVVIPMLNPLIYCLRNKEIKEALKRCEKKRVFSHCH, from the coding sequence ATGGCTGGAGGAAGGAACAATACAGCAGTCATCAAGTTCATTCTCTCAGGATTCTCAGATTTTCCTAAATTCAAGTTCATCCTCTTTACAGTATTCCTTGGGATGTACATCTTGACAATGGCCTGGAACCTGGGTCTTATGACCCTGATCAAGATGGACTCCCATTtgcacacacccatgtatttcttcctcaaTAAACTAGCCTTCTTAGATATATGCTATGTTTCTTCCACAGCCCCCAAGATGCTCTCAGACTTCTTCCAGGAGCAGAAATCCATTTCCTTCATGGGGTGTGCCATGCAGTACTTCTTCTTCTCTAGCTTGGGTCTGACTGAGTGCTGTCTTCTGGCAGCCATGGCTTATGATCGATATGCTGCCATTTGCAGGCCTCTACTTTACACAGCCATCATGTCCCCTACGCTCTGTCTGCAAATGGTGGTTGGGGTCTATGCAACTGGTATTTTTGGTTCATTGATTCAACTGTGTGCTTTACTTCAGCTTGATTTTTGTGGACCAAATGTTATCAaccatttcttctgtgacctGCCTCAGCTGTTGATTCTATCCTGCTCTGACACCTTTTTCCTACAAGTCATGAAGTTTGTGATAGCAGTGATTTTTGGTGTGGCATCACTCTTAGTCATCATGATATCTTATAGTTATATCATTGCCACCATTCTGAAGATCAGTTCAGTTGAAGGCAGGTACAAGGCCTTCAATACCTGTACTTCTCATCTGACAGCAGTGACCTTCTTTTTTGGATCAGGACTCTTTGTCTATATGCATCCCAGCTATGACAATTCACTGGGCTATGACAAGATGGCATCAGTCTTCTACACAGTGGTGATCCCAATGTTGAATCCTTTGATTTATTGTCTGAGGAACAAGGAAATCAAAGAGGCCCTTAAGAGGTGTGAAAAAAAGAGAGTGTTTTCCCACTGTCACTGA